A window of the Pecten maximus chromosome 19, xPecMax1.1, whole genome shotgun sequence genome harbors these coding sequences:
- the LOC117318102 gene encoding uncharacterized protein LOC117318102, whose product MTQIDEYLDGGGIEFECPRENVPAVAWKQPNITDHGKTKIDDLHYDTIFGRKGKVRKPKEIDPTVVITDNGKVRLNRINYDYLFKDQGHTKKEEKPKSFGKVPYYGQANIIASFKTSRKLGEISKIWPISGDRAWVNSYGDTHLTLINKKGERLNATPDFNHRIWDFVINSKGRMLLTVDHSAHIHAIFSNGELSLAGNFPGYQPYGICVMPDGDILICIRPLVGTKGPARLVTINVNGDVLQYFDTHQDNTPLFMDPYSVVSTSNGKMFIRDGATKVVAIDIKGTHLYTWTGNSFDSEEDFLPSCLISDSHGSLIVSSRDANKVYILPIDGKGLRCLLDASHGLEQPLGMGIDGEGHLWVSCKGRRIHIVKYIHL is encoded by the coding sequence TCGCATGGAAACAGCCAAACATTACAGACCATGGAAAGACTAAAATAGACGATTTACATTACGATACTATTTTTGGAAGAAAAGGAAAGGTTCGTAAGCCTAAGGAAATTGACCCAACTGTCGTAATAACAGACAATGGGAAAGTCCGCCTGAATAGAATCAACTATGATTATTTGTTTAAAGATCAGGGCCATACCAAGAAAGAGGAAAAACCGAAATCGTTTGGCAAAGTACCTTACTATGGACAAGCAAACATCATTGCGTCTTTCAAAACCTCCAGGAAACTCGgtgaaatttccaaaatttggCCAATATCAGGCGACAGGGCTTGGGTGAATTCCTATGGAGATACGCATCTCACTCTTATCAACAAGAAAGGGGAACGACTAAATGCTACGCCCGACTTTAACCATAGGATATGGGACTTCGTTATCAACAGTAAAGGGCGGATGCTGCTCACAGTCGATCATAGTGCTCATATCCATGCAATATTTTCCAATGGGGAGCTTAGTCTAGCTGGGAACTTTCCTGGATACCAGCCGTACGGTATTTGTGTAATGCCGGACGGCGACATCCTTATTTGCATCCGGCCTTTGGTGGGAACTAAGGGCCCTGCGCGGTTAGTAACTATAAATGTAAATGGAGATGTTTTACAATACTTCGACACGCACCAGGATAATACGCCTTTGTTTATGGACCCCTACAGTGTAGTAAGTACCAGCAATGGTAAGATGTTCATTCGAGATGGTGCAACAAAAGTCGTTGCCATAGACATCAAAGGTACACACCTGTACACGTGGACAGGAAACAGCTTCGATAGCGAGGAAGACTTTCTTCCGTCTTGTTTAATATCAGACTCACATGGTTCGCTTATTGTTTCATCACGTGATGCAAACAAGGTGTATATTCTACCAATAGACGGTAAGGGACTACGATGTCTGCTAGACGCGTCTCATGGGTTAGAACAACCTCTGGGGATGGGTATTGACGGTGAAGGACACCTCTGGGTTTCGTGCAAGGGCAGGCGAATACACATTGTCAAGTATATTCATTTATGA